Proteins from one Streptomyces genisteinicus genomic window:
- the rpsO gene encoding 30S ribosomal protein S15 translates to MSLDAATKKQIISEFGTKEGDTGSPEVQVAMLSRRISDLTEHLKTHKHDHHSRRGLLILVGQRRRLLQYLAKKDIQRFRTLVDRLGIRRGAAGGAK, encoded by the coding sequence GTGTCTCTCGACGCCGCTACGAAGAAGCAGATCATCAGCGAGTTCGGCACCAAGGAGGGCGACACCGGCTCCCCCGAGGTCCAGGTCGCGATGCTCTCCCGCCGCATCTCGGACCTGACCGAGCACCTCAAGACGCACAAGCACGACCACCACTCCCGCCGTGGTCTGCTGATCCTCGTCGGCCAGCGTCGCCGCCTGCTGCAGTACCTGGCCAAGAAGGACATCCAGCGCTTCCGTACGCTGGTCGACCGCCTCGGCATCCGCCGCGGTGCGGCCGGCGGCGCCAAGTAG
- a CDS encoding polyribonucleotide nucleotidyltransferase — MENETHYAEAVIDNGTFGTRTIRFETGRLAKQAAGSAVAYLDDDTMVLSATTASKKPKDQLDFFPLTVDVEERMYAAGKIPGSFFRREGRPSEDAILTCRLIDRPLRPSFRKGLRNEIQIVETIMALNPDHLYDVVAINAASCSTQLAGLPFSGPIGGTRVALIKGQWVAFPTHTELEDAVFDMVVAGRVLEDGDVAIMMVEAEATEKTIELVKGGAEAPTEEVVAAGLEAAKPFIKALCKAQSDLAAKAAKPTGEFPVFLDYQDDVLEALTAAVRSELAQALTIAGKQEREAELDRVKELAAEKLLPAFEGREKEISGAYRALTKKLVRERIIKDKVRIDGRGITDIRTLAAEVEAIPRVHGSALFERGETQILGVTTLNMLRMEQQLDTLSPVTRKRYMHNYNFPPYSVGETGRVGSPKRREIGHGALAERAIVPVLPTREEFPYAIRQVSEALGSNGSTSMGSVCASTMSLLNAGVPLKAPVAGIAMGLISDEIDGQTHYVALTDILGAEDAFGDMDFKVAGTKTFVTALQLDTKLDGIPASVLAAALKQARDARLHILDVMNEAIDVPDEMSPNAPRIITVKIPVDKIGEVIGPKGKMINQIQEDTGADITIEDDGTIYIGAADGPAAEAARATINGIANPTMPEVGERYLGTVVKTTTFGAFVSLLPGKDGLLHISQIRKLAGGKRVENVEDVLAVGSKVQVEIAEIDSRGKLSLIPVVEGEEGDEKKDDAAK, encoded by the coding sequence GTGGAGAACGAGACCCACTACGCCGAGGCCGTCATCGACAACGGCACCTTCGGCACCCGCACCATCCGCTTCGAGACGGGCCGCCTGGCCAAGCAGGCCGCCGGCTCCGCCGTGGCGTACCTGGACGACGACACGATGGTCCTCTCGGCCACCACCGCGTCCAAGAAGCCCAAGGACCAGCTCGACTTCTTCCCCCTCACGGTGGACGTCGAGGAGCGGATGTACGCGGCCGGCAAGATCCCCGGCTCCTTCTTCCGCCGGGAAGGCCGCCCCTCCGAGGACGCGATCCTCACCTGCCGCCTGATCGACCGCCCGCTGCGCCCCTCCTTCAGGAAGGGCCTGCGCAACGAGATCCAGATCGTCGAGACGATCATGGCGCTCAACCCCGACCACCTCTACGACGTGGTCGCCATCAACGCCGCCTCCTGCTCCACGCAGCTGGCCGGCCTGCCCTTCTCCGGCCCGATCGGCGGCACCCGTGTCGCGCTGATCAAGGGCCAGTGGGTCGCGTTCCCGACGCACACCGAGCTCGAGGACGCCGTCTTCGACATGGTCGTCGCCGGTCGTGTCCTGGAGGACGGCGACGTCGCGATCATGATGGTCGAGGCCGAGGCCACCGAGAAGACGATCGAGCTCGTCAAGGGCGGCGCCGAGGCGCCGACCGAGGAGGTCGTCGCCGCCGGTCTCGAGGCCGCGAAGCCGTTCATCAAGGCCCTCTGCAAGGCCCAGTCGGACCTCGCCGCCAAGGCCGCCAAGCCCACCGGCGAGTTCCCGGTCTTCCTCGACTACCAGGACGACGTCCTGGAGGCGCTCACCGCCGCGGTCAGGAGCGAGCTCGCGCAGGCGCTCACCATCGCCGGCAAGCAGGAGCGCGAGGCCGAGCTGGACCGCGTCAAGGAGCTCGCCGCCGAGAAGCTCCTCCCGGCCTTCGAGGGCCGCGAGAAGGAGATCTCCGGCGCCTACCGCGCGCTGACCAAGAAGCTGGTCCGCGAGCGGATCATCAAGGACAAGGTCCGCATCGACGGCCGCGGCATCACGGACATCCGTACGCTCGCCGCCGAGGTCGAGGCCATCCCGCGGGTGCACGGCTCCGCGCTGTTCGAGCGTGGCGAGACCCAGATCCTGGGCGTCACCACCCTCAACATGCTCCGCATGGAGCAGCAGCTGGACACCCTCTCCCCGGTGACCCGCAAGCGCTACATGCACAACTACAACTTCCCGCCGTACTCCGTCGGCGAGACCGGCCGCGTGGGCTCGCCCAAGCGCCGCGAGATCGGCCACGGCGCGCTCGCCGAGCGCGCCATCGTGCCGGTGCTGCCGACGCGCGAGGAGTTCCCCTACGCGATCCGCCAGGTCTCCGAGGCGCTGGGCTCCAACGGCTCGACGTCCATGGGCTCCGTCTGCGCCTCCACCATGTCGCTGCTGAACGCCGGTGTGCCCCTCAAGGCCCCCGTCGCCGGTATCGCCATGGGCCTGATCTCCGACGAGATCGACGGCCAGACGCACTACGTCGCCCTCACCGACATCCTCGGTGCGGAGGACGCCTTCGGTGACATGGACTTCAAGGTCGCCGGCACCAAGACCTTCGTCACCGCGCTCCAGCTCGACACCAAGCTCGACGGCATCCCCGCCTCGGTCCTGGCCGCCGCGCTGAAGCAGGCCCGTGACGCGCGTCTGCACATCCTCGACGTGATGAACGAGGCGATCGACGTTCCGGACGAGATGTCCCCGAACGCGCCGCGCATCATCACCGTCAAGATCCCGGTGGACAAGATCGGCGAGGTCATCGGCCCCAAGGGCAAGATGATCAACCAGATCCAGGAGGACACCGGCGCCGACATCACGATCGAGGACGACGGCACCATCTACATCGGTGCCGCCGACGGCCCGGCCGCCGAGGCCGCCCGCGCCACGATCAACGGCATCGCCAACCCGACCATGCCGGAGGTCGGCGAGCGCTACCTGGGCACCGTCGTGAAGACGACGACCTTCGGCGCGTTCGTGTCGCTGCTCCCGGGCAAGGACGGTCTGCTGCACATCTCGCAGATCCGCAAGCTCGCCGGCGGCAAGCGCGTGGAGAACGTCGAGGACGTGCTGGCCGTGGGCTCCAAGGTCCAGGTCGAGATCGCCGAGATCGACTCCCGCGGCAAGCTCTCCCTGATCCCCGTGGTCGAGGGCGAAGAGGGCGACGAGAAGAAGGACGACGCCGCCAAGTGA
- a CDS encoding M16 family metallopeptidase: MTSRSPQATARTSSEARAVARTQTLLKGRDGIGTVRRTVLPGGLRVVTETLPSVRSATFGIWAHVGSRDETPSLGGATHYLEHLLFKGTRRRSALDISSAIDAVGGEMNAFTAKEYTCYYARVLDTDLPLAIDVVCDMLTGSLILQEDVDAERGVILEEIAMTEDDPGDCVHDLFAHTMYGDSPLGRPVLGTVDTVNALTADRVRRFYRKHYDPTHLVVAAAGNVDHATVVRQVRRAFERAGALDRTDAVPVAPRDGRRAVRTAGRVEHLDRRTEQAHVVLGMPGLARTDERRWALGVLNTALGGGMSSRLFQEVREKRGLAYSVYSYTSGFADTGLFGVYAGCRPSQVHDVLKICRGELDRVASDGLSDEEIGRAIGQLSGSTVLGLEDTGALMNRIGKSELCWGTQMSVDEMLARIAAVTPDDVRAVAGDVLGQRPSLAVIGPLKNKQADRLHEAVS, from the coding sequence GTGACGTCCCGTAGTCCGCAGGCGACGGCCCGCACCTCCTCGGAGGCGCGGGCCGTCGCCCGTACCCAAACACTCCTCAAGGGCAGGGACGGCATCGGCACCGTCCGCCGCACGGTCCTGCCCGGCGGCCTCCGCGTCGTCACCGAGACCCTGCCGTCGGTGCGCTCCGCGACCTTCGGCATCTGGGCGCACGTCGGCTCCCGCGACGAGACGCCCTCCCTCGGCGGCGCCACCCACTACCTTGAACACCTGCTGTTCAAGGGCACCCGCCGCCGCTCCGCGCTCGACATCTCCTCCGCGATCGACGCCGTCGGCGGCGAGATGAACGCGTTCACGGCCAAGGAGTACACGTGCTACTACGCACGCGTGCTCGACACGGACCTGCCGCTCGCCATCGACGTGGTGTGCGACATGCTCACCGGATCGCTGATCCTCCAGGAGGACGTGGACGCCGAGCGCGGCGTCATCCTCGAGGAGATCGCCATGACCGAGGACGATCCCGGCGACTGCGTGCACGACCTCTTCGCGCACACCATGTACGGCGACTCCCCGCTGGGCCGCCCGGTCCTCGGCACCGTCGACACCGTGAACGCGCTCACCGCCGACCGCGTCCGGCGCTTCTACCGCAAGCACTACGACCCCACCCACCTGGTGGTCGCCGCGGCCGGGAACGTCGACCACGCCACCGTCGTGCGCCAGGTGCGCAGGGCCTTCGAGCGGGCCGGCGCGCTGGACCGCACGGACGCCGTGCCGGTCGCGCCCCGCGACGGCCGCCGCGCCGTGCGCACCGCGGGCCGGGTGGAGCACCTGGACCGCAGGACCGAGCAGGCGCACGTGGTCCTCGGCATGCCCGGCCTCGCCCGCACCGACGAGCGCCGCTGGGCGCTGGGCGTGCTGAACACGGCGCTGGGCGGCGGCATGTCCTCCCGGCTCTTCCAGGAGGTCCGCGAGAAGCGGGGGCTCGCCTACAGCGTGTACTCGTACACCTCGGGCTTCGCGGACACCGGCCTCTTCGGCGTCTACGCCGGCTGCCGCCCCAGCCAGGTCCACGACGTGCTGAAGATCTGCCGCGGCGAGCTCGACCGGGTGGCCTCCGACGGCCTCTCGGACGAGGAGATCGGCCGGGCGATCGGCCAGCTCTCCGGCTCCACCGTCCTCGGCCTCGAGGACACCGGAGCGCTCATGAACCGCATCGGCAAGAGCGAACTGTGCTGGGGCACCCAGATGTCGGTCGACGAGATGCTGGCCCGGATAGCCGCCGTCACGCCCGACGACGTGCGCGCGGTGGCCGGCGACGTCCTGGGGCAGCGGCCGTCGCTGGCGGTCATCGGCCCCCTGAAGAACAAGCAGGCGGACCGCCTGCACGAAGCGGTCTCCTAA
- the dapB gene encoding 4-hydroxy-tetrahydrodipicolinate reductase, whose product MSKLRVAVLGAKGRIGSEAVRAVEAADDMELVGALGRGDKLESLVDSGAQVVVELTTPASVMGNLDFCVRHGIHAVVGTTGWTDERLAQLNTSLAASPETGVLIAPNFSIGAVLTMTFAQQAARYFESVEVVELHHPGKADAPSGTATRTAQLIAAARAEAGLGTQPDATLTALDGARGADVDGVPVHAVRLRGLLAHQEVLLGGEGETLTIRHDSLHHSSFMPGILLGVRRVTSAPGLTFGLEHFLDLG is encoded by the coding sequence ATGAGCAAGCTGCGCGTGGCCGTCCTCGGTGCCAAGGGCCGTATCGGCTCGGAAGCCGTCCGGGCCGTCGAGGCCGCCGACGACATGGAACTGGTCGGGGCCCTCGGCCGCGGCGACAAGCTGGAGTCCCTGGTGGACTCCGGTGCGCAGGTCGTGGTCGAGCTGACCACGCCGGCGTCCGTGATGGGCAACCTCGACTTCTGCGTGCGCCACGGCATCCACGCCGTCGTCGGCACCACCGGCTGGACGGACGAGCGGCTGGCGCAGCTGAACACCTCGCTGGCCGCCTCCCCGGAGACCGGTGTGCTCATCGCGCCCAACTTCTCCATCGGCGCCGTGCTCACCATGACGTTCGCGCAGCAGGCGGCGCGGTACTTCGAGTCGGTGGAGGTCGTCGAACTCCACCACCCCGGCAAGGCGGACGCCCCCTCGGGCACCGCCACCCGCACCGCCCAGCTCATCGCGGCCGCCCGCGCGGAGGCCGGCCTGGGCACGCAGCCCGACGCCACCCTGACCGCCCTCGACGGCGCCCGCGGCGCGGACGTCGACGGCGTCCCCGTGCACGCGGTGCGCCTGCGCGGCCTCCTGGCCCACCAGGAGGTCCTGCTCGGCGGCGAGGGCGAGACCCTGACCATCCGGCACGACTCGCTGCACCACAGCAGCTTCATGCCGGGCATCCTGCTCGGCGTCCGCCGTGTCACCTCCGCCCCGGGCCTCACCTTCGGCCTGGAGCACTTCCTCGACCTGGGCTGA
- a CDS encoding tetratricopeptide repeat protein: MRAKITYFVTAAVLVVYFVLAGSRGVMLIRQGTALTVVFGAAVLILPVIGVWFLWKNTRFVTRANRLAAELDAEGGLPVDELVRTPGGRIDKDSADAVFDRRRAETEDSPDDWRCWFRLAVAYHDARDTPRARRAMQRAIALHDGKPVSG, translated from the coding sequence ATGCGCGCAAAGATCACCTACTTCGTCACGGCTGCCGTCCTGGTCGTCTACTTCGTCCTGGCCGGCAGCCGCGGCGTGATGCTCATCCGGCAGGGCACCGCACTCACCGTCGTCTTCGGTGCGGCGGTGCTGATCCTGCCGGTGATCGGCGTCTGGTTCCTCTGGAAGAACACCCGGTTCGTCACCCGCGCCAACAGGCTCGCCGCGGAGCTGGACGCGGAGGGCGGTCTGCCCGTCGACGAACTCGTCCGCACCCCGGGCGGCCGGATCGACAAGGACTCCGCCGACGCGGTCTTCGACCGCCGCCGGGCCGAGACCGAGGACTCCCCGGACGACTGGCGCTGCTGGTTCCGGCTGGCCGTGGCCTACCACGACGCCCGGGACACGCCGCGGGCCCGCAGGGCGATGCAGCGGGCGATCGCTCTGCACGACGGCAAGCCGGTCTCCGGCTGA
- the thyX gene encoding FAD-dependent thymidylate synthase gives MSETPAENVKPSYRSDVTVELVKHTAGDSDVLWAARVSTAGEQSLDELSKDPERSKGLINYLMRDRHGSPFEHNSMTFFISAPIFVFREFMRHRVGWSYNEESGRYRELEPVFYVPAAERKLVQEGRPGKYVFVEGTRAQQELTGRVMEDSYVHAYEAYQEMLAAGVAREVARSVLPVGLFSSMYATCNARSLMHFLGLRTQHEDAKVPSFPQREIEMVGEKMEQEWARLMPLTYAAFNANGRVAP, from the coding sequence GTGAGCGAGACCCCCGCAGAGAACGTCAAGCCCAGCTACCGCAGCGATGTCACGGTCGAACTGGTGAAGCACACCGCCGGCGACTCCGACGTGCTGTGGGCCGCCCGGGTCTCCACCGCGGGTGAGCAGTCGCTCGACGAGCTCTCGAAGGACCCCGAGCGTTCCAAGGGGCTCATCAACTACCTGATGCGGGACCGCCACGGCAGCCCCTTCGAGCACAACTCGATGACCTTCTTCATCAGCGCCCCGATCTTCGTCTTCCGTGAGTTCATGCGCCACCGCGTCGGGTGGTCGTACAACGAGGAATCGGGCCGCTACAGGGAGCTGGAGCCGGTGTTCTACGTCCCCGCCGCCGAGCGCAAGCTCGTCCAGGAGGGCCGTCCCGGCAAGTACGTCTTCGTCGAGGGCACCCGGGCGCAGCAGGAGCTGACCGGCCGCGTCATGGAGGACTCGTACGTCCACGCCTACGAGGCGTACCAGGAGATGCTCGCCGCCGGGGTCGCCCGCGAGGTGGCCCGTTCGGTGCTCCCGGTCGGCCTGTTCTCGTCGATGTACGCCACGTGCAACGCGCGCTCGCTGATGCACTTCCTCGGACTGCGCACGCAGCACGAGGACGCCAAGGTGCCGTCCTTCCCCCAGCGGGAGATCGAGATGGTCGGCGAGAAGATGGAGCAGGAGTGGGCCAGGCTCATGCCGCTGACCTACGCGGCGTTCAACGCCAACGGCAGGGTCGCTCCGTAG
- the dapA gene encoding 4-hydroxy-tetrahydrodipicolinate synthase: MAPISTPQTPFGRVLTAMVTPFTADGALDVDGAQRLAAHLVDVGNDGLILNGTTGESPTTSDAEKDQLVRAVLEAVGDRAHIVAGIGTNDTRHSIELARAAERAGAHGLLAVTPYYNKPPQEGLFRHFSAIADATELPVMLYDIPGRSGVPIDTETIVRLAAHPRIVANKDAKGDLGRASWAIARSGLAWYSGDDMLNLPLLSVGAVGFVSVVGHVVTPELRALLDAHRGGDVQKATEIHQKLLPVFTGMFRTQGVITSKAALTLQGLPAGPLRLPLVGLSPEETGQLKLDLAAGGVQLKNTDFTTE; encoded by the coding sequence ATGGCTCCGATCTCCACTCCGCAGACCCCCTTCGGCCGGGTCCTCACCGCCATGGTCACGCCCTTCACGGCGGACGGCGCTCTCGACGTCGACGGCGCCCAGCGCCTCGCCGCCCACCTCGTGGACGTGGGCAACGACGGTCTGATCCTCAACGGGACCACCGGCGAGTCGCCCACCACCAGCGACGCGGAGAAAGACCAGCTCGTACGAGCGGTCCTGGAGGCGGTCGGAGACCGCGCCCACATCGTCGCCGGGATCGGCACCAACGACACCCGCCACAGCATCGAGCTCGCCCGCGCCGCCGAGCGCGCCGGCGCACACGGCCTGCTGGCCGTGACGCCGTACTACAACAAGCCCCCGCAGGAGGGCCTGTTCCGCCACTTCTCGGCCATCGCGGATGCCACGGAACTCCCCGTGATGCTCTACGACATCCCCGGCCGCAGCGGCGTCCCGATCGACACCGAGACGATCGTCCGCCTCGCCGCCCACCCGCGGATCGTCGCCAACAAGGACGCCAAGGGCGACCTCGGCCGCGCCAGCTGGGCCATCGCGCGCAGCGGACTCGCCTGGTACTCGGGCGACGACATGCTCAACCTCCCGCTGCTCTCCGTCGGCGCCGTCGGCTTCGTCTCCGTGGTCGGCCACGTCGTCACCCCGGAGCTGCGCGCCCTGCTCGACGCCCACCGCGGCGGCGACGTCCAGAAGGCGACCGAGATCCACCAGAAGCTGCTCCCCGTCTTCACCGGGATGTTCCGCACCCAGGGCGTCATCACCTCCAAGGCGGCGCTCACCCTGCAGGGACTGCCCGCCGGCCCCCTCCGGCTCCCGCTCGTCGGCCTTTCCCCCGAAGAAACCGGCCAGCTCAAGCTCGACCTGGCCGCGGGTGGGGTACAGCTGA